The region TATCAAGTCACAATGGCAATAAGATTATTTCCCCCAAATCATTCCTCCATAAAATTATGAAGTGCGCCGTTTGTGTATACTGCAAACTATTTGAACAGTGAGCTAACGGCAACCTCGCCGTGTGCGGGCTCTctcacattttcaaaaaaatcgGTTAAAGTAGTCAATGCTTCATAATATGCATACGCGTCCTCCGCTTGGACTCTCCTAAAAGCACACAAACAGCACATTCCTCTGCAGCAGGATTAGCAGCCGGGCCGGCACAAAAAGATGAATTGATAGAGGGCcagattgttgcttgcttctatCTGGAGGAgaatggaggaggggggggaggaagTCCTGGGAAAGAAAGGGTGGCTGGCGGCCAAAGGTTTTCAAGAACGGGGGACGAAAAACAGCATCTCACCATGATGGACTTCATGAGATTGGGGTGCAAAGAAAAGCAGTAAGGACAGGTAATCGATCCATTGTAATGATCATGTTTGCTGAGGTCACTTTAttcaaagacattttttttttggtaagcgAACTCACCCAAAGTCTTGGTCCATAGATTTGAAGAAGAACTTATAGTTGGGCTTGTTCAGAACTTGCTTAAAATCCAGCAAGGTGATACTTTCGGCGCCGATCGGTATCTTCACTAAGTACGGAGTCTCCTCTTCATCAATGTGATAGATGATTTTAGTTTCCGCCATGATTTATTCTTTTGGTTTGTGGTCCTTGAGTAAGGCGTCCAGTGGAAACACAAGAGTTGTGGCAGTTAGCCTTTAGCAAGCTAGCTGGCTAACCAGACGGCAGAGGTGAAACGATGGTGGCGGctgctgagattttttttctttttcttcctttacTCGAAGCCCACCTTGTCCCGTCGCCGTTTCGCCCCAAACAAATGTCTACACTCACATTTTACCGACTATAGCGAAGGAAGTGGTACTTTAAACGAAGCGAACACGGAGTAACTTTCCCCCTCAACAAAAACACACGGggaagggaaggggagggggaggagcgGCGGAGGGAGTTCCAAAAAGTtttcaccactttttttttttttaatttgcgcgAGCCAACGCGGCGTGTGACGCCATCACGTAAGTCCCGTTTTCCTTACGTAGCCTCCCAGCCACGCctttcagcccccccccccaaatgatTTATAATGACTAACCATTTTTGTCGATGGTGGAGCATGATTAAAGTGCTATTAATCAATTCTAACCTCTCTAAATACAATTCGAATCCCTTCCATCCTTCCTTAATTCCTTCCATACTTGTTTCTTTCCTACGTTCCTTCCATGTATTCTTCCGTCCACAGCTTCCTATAAAAAACTGATTTAAAAAAGTTCATACTTTTGGCCCTTGTTCGATAAAACAACCAAAGTAAAGGAAAATTACTCTGTCACTCATgcgacaattaaaaaaagataaagtataagataaaaaaaagatgacgagATGACGAATATGACTTTCCTAGTCATATTTCTAAAAATAATTAAGAAAAATCCTTCACTCTATCATGAATTCATTTaaagaataaataattaaaactataaatacatttataaaataGGTTCAGTATAAtacaactaaaataaaataaaacgtatCATGTAATTAAACAAACCTTTATAAAACATCCATAAGAAATTATATACAAAAATCAAACCACAATAAAAACGACTCACTCTGCCatgcaaataaataattatagaaaaaaacaaatacttgcACAAGATCTACTCCTCCGGGGAAGCTGCGTTGCTGCTTTTATAACCGCATGGTCAGACCATGACTCAGAGCGAGCAGTCATCCTTTTAACAACTGCACAAGCAATTTCACTCTCCTCCTTTGGCCGGTGTTGCACACGTGACGCACTGTTGTCATAACAACAGCAACGCCCGATAGGTCAACCATCACGTGCtgatatttttacttttggggtttataaaaaaaattgatataTAGATGCACTATATCATAAATAGAGCCACCTAGTTTTCTCTTGCCTAATTGTTTCAAgatttctgtttaaaaaaaaaaaaacctcatccaAAATGGCTAcataaaaccaaaatggccgcaTTCCCGTTGACCTCCGGGCTTCCGTTCTTTTATGACGTCCGACAAATGAGAAACTGGTGTCTCTAACTTTAGTAGAGCACCAGTGGTCATGATTTGAACACGCTTCAACTTGATacaattcatttctttttctttatcaCATAATGGCTGGACGTTCAACAACATAGATCGTTCAGTCGGGCGGCAAATGTCCTATTTTGCTTCATGCTCTGTTTCTTCTGGTTTGCATGAGTTTGCAGATGTGACGGCACCCCATTGAGGAAGTGGAGCAGGTGAACGGCATTGCTTCCAATCAGAAGCCCAAGCAGTGGCCCTGACAGcccaacaaaaataaataaaaataccacAACTGTGTGACCACTGCAAAAGTTGTTCATGATGCCCTTGGTCACGAGGTAAAGATGTCGCTTCCACTTTGCACATTGATCCTGTTTTGTTGCACGACTACACGCTTGTGCTTGTTGTTTTTGCGTCGCCATCCGCAGGCTCCTCTTCGTCTTTGTGCCGGTTTGTGCAGCTGTCGCTGAGCTGTCATTGAGCCCGCGTTCTGCACAAGGTGAGCCCCCCAAACCTGCTGCCTCCATgttagaaattaaaaaaaaaaaaaaaaattgtgaaatgaattttgttcatttttattcagaaacatgattaaaaaaaaatgtttcatcgCTGATCCAACAAGTCCAATAAAAGTGTGTGCTTTATGAATATTTTGggctatttaatttttttttccaattttttttcttctatttaaaaaaaaaaatctttcacacAAAAACATACTTTATCTCTGTTtgagcaggggtgtgtagacttttgatgcattGTTTTACTATTGTTGAAAATAATCACACTGGTCTTTCTTCTCACCTGCAGCCAGTTCCGTCGGCGTCCTCCGTGCTGATGTCGTGAAGACGTATTCTCAATCGAGCCAGCCGCACGACGCAAACAATGTTCTTCCTTACAAACCGTTCCAATCGGAGATAACGAGACCGACCGACAGGCTTTTCGTCCGGCAAGGCGAAAACCTCTACCGATACCCGGTGGTGGTTCTGAAATCGGCACCtggtcatcccttacatccgaGATCCAGGAACCGCAAAGAAGACCTGAGAAGAGGTGAAGAGGTACCCAGTGGGGACGCTCCTAAAACATCTGCAAGAAGAGGAGCTCCATCAGAAGGTCAGTCGGTGTGGCAAAGGTTGTCGCATCCTCCACGATATCTGACCGCGAGCCGCAAGGAGCCCACCGAAGCGGACGTGCCGAAAATGCCCGACGGGATTAGACCCGGCAGGTTTCCGCTGAGACCCGTGACGGCCTCAGTGGAGAAAACCCCGCGCTCCTCTGTTTTCAAACACAGCAACTGGCGGGAAGAATCGAAGAAGGAAGAGTCGTCGGCCTTCAAGCCCTCTTTTGTCGCTCGAGAAGATTTCGGGAAGCCTTTGCGTTCCCCTGCCGCATCCAAATTCGAGAAGGACAAAAGTATTCCATTGTACAGCTGGACGATGTCCGGAAAAGACGACGCGGGCCGGAACGCGGGGGGGCGGTATCCAGTCCCCTCGAGAATCTATTTACCTGGGCCCTTTGCAGCTCAACGCCACAAAGATGCGCCAAGCGGCTCGGCGGCCATGACAACCAGGAAACCTCTGTTGTCCTTCAAACAGTTGGTGACGGGACGCTCCCGTTGGCCGGCCTCCGAGGTCGCCGGTGACTCTGCGACCAATAAGGGAAGAAGCTTCAAAGCGGTCAATATTTACCCCTCTCTCTTGTCCAAATATACTTTCAACCGGAGAAGAGTTGAGCCAACAGCCGCTCCGTCGGCGACTGGATTTCCATATCCCCAAAACCTGGATCGCGGGCAGCTAAAACAGCCATCAAATCAGGTCAAGGGTCAAGCCAGACCATCTGAGAAATCTGCCGCTCAGCAGATTTTTCAAGGTCTAAACCAGAATTATACAAGCCCGGTTGCAAATTGGCCTCTACGGTACAGAAACCAACAAAACCAAAcggcgggcggcggcggcccgaAAGGCACCGAACGGAGGCTGGCCGAGGGCAAGTCGAGGCTCTTCGGCACGTCGACCAGCAGCACGGCGAGAGGTAGACGCGTGAACACGGCCCATCACGCTGGGCCCAAGCGTGTCGCCGCAAACTGGCCCATCGTCAGGCTGCCCAAAGGCGACGCCATCACCACCCCGGCGCCGACCTCCGCTCCCACAGAACCCGGAGTTGGGTTCTCCAGCAGTGAGGTACCGGCGCCCACCGGTGCCGACAAAAGCCGCACGACGACTCTTAATGGCGACAACGTCAAAACGGACCGCGAATCAAACAGAAGCGACGCGTTTGACGACGGGACCAACGAGACGCTGCAGGAAGATTTGTTGGAATTAAATTACCTCCGAATTGCTACAGGAAACATCTCCTTCAAGTCCATTTGAGGTTCGGTTCTGGATGCTTTGTTattaaataaaagaaatggAAAATCCTGAACCATTATCCTGTGATGTGTGTTGACATGGTCCAGGAATCGATTGAAACCATTCAATATTTCGTCCCATCTGTACACTAAGTCCAATATATTCTCAAATTGTCACTTTTTTTCGATCACATTTTATACGAAGCCCAATTTAAAGAACAGGTCAATTTAATAGCAGATGGCGAGCTGTCAAAACGGCCCAATcgtcacggaagtccgaaagaCGGCGCTGAAACGTTCAAAGCAATCCTAATTGAATCGTTCACGTACGTTTAATTTGAGAACTGTCAGGTAGTGCCTCCTGTTGCTCTTGACCTCATTCCCAGCAGTGTGCTGACACCGATTTTCCGTCTCCTCATCTGCGAGCATGCTGGTggtaagaagaaaacaaaaaaaagatggaaaaaatGATCTGGCCGCtcgtccaactttttttttctcgtcgtGCCAGAAGACATAAACCAGAGCAACCAGTAGTCACTTCTCACACATGAAAGCGACTATTTTGGGTTCGCATTGACAACAAGGTCAGACGATTGATTCACACTTAACCGCAAAGGAGGGCCCTGCTTAAACGTTCTGGATTGTTGGAGCCACCGTCGAGGCACACgtgtccactagagggcagtagtCCGCCGTCATAAATCCAGATTGAAACGGTCGTCATGTTTTTCAAGGAGACAAGTTTGTATTCATGCGCGAAGATGTCGCCAGTTTAAAACGTGGGGTTGTTTGTGACGACCAAACTTAATCagggatggagaaaa is a window of Syngnathus typhle isolate RoL2023-S1 ecotype Sweden linkage group LG1, RoL_Styp_1.0, whole genome shotgun sequence DNA encoding:
- the LOC133163398 gene encoding uncharacterized protein LOC133163398, yielding MMPLVTRLLFVFVPVCAAVAELSLSPRSAQASSVGVLRADVVKTYSQSSQPHDANNVLPYKPFQSEITRPTDRLFVRQGENLYRYPVVVLKSAPGHPLHPRSRNRKEDLRRGEEVPSGDAPKTSARRGAPSEGQSVWQRLSHPPRYLTASRKEPTEADVPKMPDGIRPGRFPLRPVTASVEKTPRSSVFKHSNWREESKKEESSAFKPSFVAREDFGKPLRSPAASKFEKDKSIPLYSWTMSGKDDAGRNAGGRYPVPSRIYLPGPFAAQRHKDAPSGSAAMTTRKPLLSFKQLVTGRSRWPASEVAGDSATNKGRSFKAVNIYPSLLSKYTFNRRRVEPTAAPSATGFPYPQNLDRGQLKQPSNQVKGQARPSEKSAAQQIFQGLNQNYTSPVANWPLRYRNQQNQTAGGGGPKGTERRLAEGKSRLFGTSTSSTARGRRVNTAHHAGPKRVAANWPIVRLPKGDAITTPAPTSAPTEPGVGFSSSEVPAPTGADKSRTTTLNGDNVKTDRESNRSDAFDDGTNETLQEDLLELNYLRIATGNISFKSI